From the genome of Rhodothermales bacterium:
GCAATGCTGCGGCAAGGCACGCCTGCGCGCGTATCGCGTAGCCCGCTTTCAGGTCGGTATGACGACGTCGGGAGGCCACAATGAGGCCCTGCTTCTTCGGAAATAGTACCTGTGGGACTGAAAGATGCCGTTCATACGTCGAGAACGCACCATTATCTGCCTTAACGGCTCTTGGGGCACTCTGTTCTGCCCTTCAACCGATCTCGGCGGGCAGCTCGTAGCATCAGATGGCGGGCCGGGTGGCCACACGGTGGGGCGGGATGCGAAAGATAAATGAAGGCTTATCTTGCGATCCTGATCTCCTTGCCCGGTTCCTTGCTGCGGGGCTATTTTAGCGCTCGCCCGAACTGACAGGAACCGACAGGTACTGACTGGAATGGTACGGCCGACGGACAGGTCGACCCCGGCGGTGAGGACGGGCCAACGCTGTTCTGACAATACAAGATCGACAAGCAATCTTGCTGGTAGCGCCTACAGCCGCGAAGCGGCCTTCTTGACCTTCTCGATGATTTCGGGAAGGTTTTTTTGTGTATTCAGATTACGCTTTTACCCCGTGTGCAATGACTGACGGAATAGCGGTCCAGGAACCAGACGTTAACACCAGCCCGGCGGCCACAGGAACGGCGCTGAAACTCGTGCTCGAAGATGGTACGGAGATGAGCGGTGACTCCTTCGGCGCCCCGGGCATCGTTGCCGGCGAAGTGGTCTTCAACACGGGCATGACCGGTTATGTTGAGACGCTCACGGACCCGTCCTACAAAGGGCAGATACTCCTGATGACGTATCCGCTCGTCGGGAACTACGGCGTGCCGCCGAAGCGAGCATCGGGGACGATCGATTTGCCGTACGAGTCGGATCAGATTCAGGTGCAGGGACTGATCGTCCAGAATTACGTTGACGCGAGCTCTCACCATGCGGCCGATCGCACGCTGGCAGAATGGCTCAGGCAGGACGGCGTACCGGCCATTCAGGGGATAGACACCCGGACGCTGACCCGGAGGCTCCGCGAGCACGGCACGATGCGCGGATGGCTGATGCCCGTCGGAACCGAGCTCGACCATGCAAAAAGGAACGCCGCATCAATCGACATGAGAAGTGAGGTGTTCCGTGCGGTGGCGGGATCAGAGCCGGTCACCTACGAAGGCGGTGACCTTCGAATTCTGGCCGTCGATGTCGGCATCAAGGACAACATCATTCGATCGCTCCTGACCCGGGGAGCAACCGTCGTGCGAGCTCCGTGGCACGCGGATCTGGCTCCGCTCGCCGAATCCTCGCACGGCATGGTCATTGGCAACGGGCCGGGCGACCCAAAGGACCTGTCGACGCTCATCGAGCAGATTCGCGGTCTACTGGGCCGCTACGACCGGCCGATCTTCGGGATCTGCCTGGGCAATCAGATTCTGACGCTCGCGGCGGGAGGCGACACGTACAAACTTCCCTACGGTCACCGCAGTGTCAACCAGCCGGTCCAGGACTTGCTGACTCGTCGATGCTATATCACCAGTCAAAACCACGGGTACGCCGTGCAGGACGACGCCCTGCCACCCGACTGGGAGCCCTGGTTCGTGAACATCAACGACGGCACGAACGAAGGCGTCCGTTCACGAAGGCATCCGTACTTCAGCGTCCAGTTCCACCCCGAGGCGAATCCCGGGCCCAAGGACACCGGCTTTTTGTTTGACGATTTTCTCCGGCTCGTAGCAGCCACAGCCCACCGATAAACATGTACGGCGCCTACATCCCCCGTAAGCCAAAGCGAGTTCTTGTCCTCGGATCGGGAGCGCTCCAGATCGGACAGGCCGGCGAATTTGACTATTCAGGCTCCCAGGCGATCAAAGCGCTGAAGGAGGAAGGGATCAAGACCGTCCTGGTCAATCCAAACATTGCGACGATCCAGACAAGCGAGGAGCTGGCCGACAGAATCTACCTCGTGGCCGTGACGCCGGACTTCGTCGAGCGCATCATCGTCAAGGAAGAGGTCGACGCGATCATGCTTTCGTTCGGTGGGCAGACGGCACTCAACTGCGGGCTCGAGCTCTACGACAGTGGCGTGCTTGCGAAGTATGGAGTTCAGGTGCTGGGGACGCCGGTGGAGTCGATCCGGGACACCGAAGACCGGGAGCTCTTCATCAACCGGCTCGAGGAGATCGACGTCAGGACGGCGCGCAGCAAGGCGTGCCGAACGCCGGATGAGGTGAGAGCGGCGGCCGACGAGATTGGCCTGCCCGTAATGTTGCGTGGTGCATTCGCACTGGGCGGAAAGGGAAGTGGCATTGTTTACGACAATGACGAGCTTAACGAGGCAATCCGACGAGCATTTTCGGGAGATCAGGTTCAGGTCCTCGTGGAGGAGTGTCTCAGCGGGTGGAAGGAGATCGAGTATGAGGTCGTGCGCGACGCGCGCGACAGTTGCATCACCGTCTGCAACATGGAGAACTTCGATCCCATGGGGATTCACACCGGTGACTCCATCGTGATTGCACCTTCGCAGACACTGAACGATGAGGAGTACCACTTCCTGCGCGAGATAGCGATCCGAACCGTTCGCCACCTCGGAATCGTTGGCGAATGCAATATCCAGTACGCCCTCGATCCCGACAGCCTCGAGTACCGCGTCATTGAGGTCAATGCCCGGTTGTCCAGATCGAGTGCGCTCGCCAGCAAAGCGACCGGCTATCCACTGGCCTACGTTGCGGCAAAACTGGGGATCGGGTACACACTTCCAGAGATTCCGAACAGCATCACTCGCAGGACAACGTCGTTCTTCGAACCCGCACTTGACTACATCGTGTGCAAGGTGCCGCGTTGGGATCTGACCAAGTTCCAGGGTGCAGCCATGGGCATCGGGAGCGAGATGAAAAGCGTCGGAGAGGTAATGGCCATCGGGCGAACCTTTCCCGAAGTGATTCAAAAG
Proteins encoded in this window:
- the carA gene encoding glutamine-hydrolyzing carbamoyl-phosphate synthase small subunit, translating into MTDGIAVQEPDVNTSPAATGTALKLVLEDGTEMSGDSFGAPGIVAGEVVFNTGMTGYVETLTDPSYKGQILLMTYPLVGNYGVPPKRASGTIDLPYESDQIQVQGLIVQNYVDASSHHAADRTLAEWLRQDGVPAIQGIDTRTLTRRLREHGTMRGWLMPVGTELDHAKRNAASIDMRSEVFRAVAGSEPVTYEGGDLRILAVDVGIKDNIIRSLLTRGATVVRAPWHADLAPLAESSHGMVIGNGPGDPKDLSTLIEQIRGLLGRYDRPIFGICLGNQILTLAAGGDTYKLPYGHRSVNQPVQDLLTRRCYITSQNHGYAVQDDALPPDWEPWFVNINDGTNEGVRSRRHPYFSVQFHPEANPGPKDTGFLFDDFLRLVAATAHR